In a genomic window of Thermoprotei archaeon:
- a CDS encoding DsrE/DsrF/DrsH-like family protein — protein MTGKLSIIVFSGTVDKLLPVGVLATAAAASGYEVNLFFTFWGLNAIRKDMMKTPPRISKDFEDMGQMMMKMMSEKKVPSWYEMVLQAREIGNVKIYACSQTMDIMNLKKEDLIDAVDDVVGAVTFLEIAQGGITLFI, from the coding sequence ATGACTGGAAAACTTTCAATAATAGTTTTCTCTGGAACTGTAGATAAATTACTACCAGTAGGAGTCTTGGCAACAGCTGCTGCAGCATCAGGATATGAAGTGAACTTATTCTTTACATTCTGGGGTTTGAACGCAATCAGAAAAGATATGATGAAAACTCCGCCAAGAATAAGCAAAGACTTTGAAGATATGGGTCAAATGATGATGAAAATGATGTCGGAAAAGAAAGTTCCATCATGGTATGAAATGGTACTACAGGCACGTGAAATAGGTAATGTTAAGATTTATGCATGCTCGCAAACAATGGATATAATGAACCTAAAAAAGGAAGATCTAATAGATGCAGTTGATGACGTAGTAGGCGCAGTAACATTTCTAGAAATAGCTCAGGGTGGAATCACACTTTTTATTTAG
- a CDS encoding sulfurtransferase TusA family protein, with protein MEIKADRVVDARGTACPGPLMEAVRVIKKMNIGEIVEILSTDPGSKNDIPAWAKKAGQEVVGIIEEHGYWRIFLKKVK; from the coding sequence ATGGAAATAAAAGCTGATAGAGTTGTTGACGCACGAGGCACGGCATGTCCAGGACCCTTAATGGAGGCGGTTCGTGTAATTAAAAAAATGAATATAGGAGAAATTGTTGAAATCCTCTCTACGGATCCTGGTTCAAAAAATGATATACCAGCATGGGCTAAAAAAGCAGGACAAGAGGTAGTAGGAATCATAGAAGAACATGGTTATTGGAGAATATTCTTAAAGAAAGTAAAATAA
- a CDS encoding helix-turn-helix domain-containing protein yields MEEELLRPKDVAKKFGISVKTLWRWQRKGIIRAVKLPTGKLRYPKSEVERLWKQLIKSTLFSFRDGILRVSVEPNKRYLEVDLSKCSWIPKDFDKVGGLLMTESELIITVKKRVEPKS; encoded by the coding sequence ATGGAAGAAGAACTACTTAGACCAAAGGATGTTGCTAAGAAGTTCGGTATCTCAGTTAAAACGCTTTGGAGGTGGCAGAGGAAAGGCATTATTAGAGCAGTTAAACTTCCGACTGGCAAGCTGAGATATCCCAAGAGCGAAGTTGAGAGGCTATGGAAGCAATTAATTAAGAGCACGCTTTTCAGCTTCAGAGATGGCATACTGAGGGTAAGCGTAGAACCAAATAAGCGGTATCTTGAGGTTGACTTAAGTAAGTGTTCGTGGATTCCAAAAGACTTTGATAAAGTCGGTGGACTACTTATGACTGAAAGTGAGTTGATAATTACAGTTAAGAAGAGGGTTGAGCCCAAAAGCTGA
- a CDS encoding transposase: MSPKADKWASFDVNLTNVMAFIGGEIKRYDLRELYHIHRVYEVKRQRMQKLSKIKPNTSKRLLEKYSKREKNRAKDFMHKLTTQIAGEFREKNCGAILENLKGVKRRILNKSKDMNRKLSKWNARTFQLMLEYKLKWLNLPTKYVSPANSSKTCPACSGSMASYLGRIMRCEECGLTMDRDIIAVLNLQMRGIGFSPRALNELIEGEGLSRNKSNNSLCIPTQLRTRG; the protein is encoded by the coding sequence TTGAGCCCAAAAGCTGATAAGTGGGCATCATTTGATGTGAACTTAACGAACGTGATGGCGTTCATAGGTGGCGAGATCAAGCGCTATGACTTAAGAGAGCTCTACCACATTCACAGAGTTTATGAGGTTAAAAGACAGAGGATGCAAAAGTTATCTAAAATTAAGCCCAATACATCAAAGAGACTATTAGAGAAGTACTCTAAGCGTGAGAAGAATAGGGCTAAAGACTTCATGCACAAGTTAACCACGCAGATCGCGGGGGAGTTCAGGGAGAAGAACTGCGGAGCGATACTTGAAAACCTGAAAGGTGTAAAGAGGCGAATCCTCAACAAGTCTAAAGACATGAACAGAAAGCTCTCAAAGTGGAACGCAAGAACATTCCAACTCATGCTTGAATACAAGCTGAAGTGGCTTAATTTACCAACAAAATACGTTAGCCCAGCTAACTCATCTAAAACCTGCCCAGCCTGCTCTGGAAGCATGGCTTCCTATCTGGGCAGGATAATGAGATGCGAAGAATGCGGGTTAACAATGGATAGAGATATCATAGCGGTGTTGAACCTTCAGATGCGGGGAATTGGGTTCTCCCCGAGAGCCCTCAACGAATTAATCGAGGGGGAAGGGTTAAGTAGGAATAAAAGCAACAATTCACTATGTATTCCTACTCAACTCAGAACCCGTGGGTAG
- a CDS encoding NAD-binding protein — MKILIVGGGVVTKELLNIIDLKQHEVIIVEKDQSRCSEISEKYDVLVINKDATDVTVYTKDIDMTILDAVIALTDKDEVNTFVLTIAKLYNIPFRLARVKNTSIAELMTKLDLGIPFTFSLMFSTMIKYFIDSLREANLVAAFNNMKLYWLTLIGIDRAIGKRIDELGLPDDVKILLIFDGNTIKAPSPSDILNNGYQLLILSEHTDVEEITKILKG; from the coding sequence TTGAAAATTTTAATAGTCGGTGGTGGTGTTGTTACTAAAGAATTATTGAACATTATTGATCTTAAACAACATGAGGTCATAATCGTCGAAAAAGATCAAAGTAGATGCTCTGAAATAAGCGAAAAATATGATGTGTTAGTTATAAATAAAGATGCAACAGATGTAACCGTTTACACAAAAGATATAGATATGACAATATTAGATGCTGTCATTGCGCTAACAGACAAAGACGAAGTAAATACGTTTGTTCTAACAATCGCAAAATTGTACAACATTCCCTTTAGATTAGCAAGAGTTAAAAATACTAGTATCGCAGAATTAATGACCAAGCTTGATCTAGGCATTCCTTTTACGTTCTCTTTAATGTTCAGTACTATGATAAAATATTTCATTGATTCATTAAGAGAAGCAAATCTTGTAGCTGCATTTAACAATATGAAACTATATTGGTTAACATTAATAGGCATTGATAGAGCCATAGGTAAACGAATCGACGAACTAGGATTACCGGATGATGTAAAGATTCTGCTCATATTTGATGGAAATACTATAAAAGCCCCCTCACCTAGCGACATATTGAACAATGGATATCAGCTATTAATTCTATCAGAACACACTGATGTAGAAGAAATAACAAAAATACTGAAAGGTTAA
- a CDS encoding TrkH family potassium uptake protein, which produces MTLNLRGILRATFGVGTVVGMFMLIVPLVDLIYDDTISFSFLFSGLVLIVIGYLLSRMKTQSLTSFEAAVVAVISWIMMSVISAIDMCIETKYAFIDTLFESVSGFTGTGFSVFVLKNMKYSIILWRSLMQWIGELGFTVFAILILPYFYYVAREVYGVERPVKIEITFYKTAIRLLIIYGSLTFIGAVAYIITGMSGFEAINHIMTTIATGGMSIYDQGYQLIFLRAPFTYIPMVIFMILGGMNFQDLNNLVTGKFKELLKSEEFMFYLIMLMILSSLVYLSYLFVDNIKTDNVIPFALFNTISGYTTTGFNLGLISKLRDTTKILLVISMFIGGMSFSTAGGIKTFRLLLFLKKIKHYAQSIVLPSSVIKPVKFDEKTVSEAEFSQVLFIIIMHALMIIIGALIVSAYGNNFTDSLFEATSAASNVGLSSGIVSMTDPFTVKITLIILMILGRLEYLPLFLALSLMFREKIIKRK; this is translated from the coding sequence GTGACATTAAATCTTCGTGGTATATTACGAGCAACTTTCGGTGTAGGTACTGTCGTTGGTATGTTCATGCTAATTGTTCCGTTAGTTGATTTAATATACGATGATACGATAAGTTTTTCATTTTTATTCTCTGGATTAGTGCTCATAGTGATTGGATATCTCTTATCTAGGATGAAAACACAGTCTCTTACATCTTTTGAGGCTGCAGTTGTTGCTGTGATCTCATGGATAATGATGTCTGTAATAAGTGCGATAGATATGTGTATCGAAACTAAATATGCGTTTATAGATACTTTATTTGAATCAGTGAGCGGGTTTACTGGAACTGGTTTCTCAGTGTTTGTGTTAAAAAATATGAAATACTCTATTATTTTATGGAGATCTCTCATGCAATGGATTGGCGAACTTGGGTTTACTGTATTTGCCATTTTAATACTTCCCTATTTCTATTATGTAGCCAGAGAAGTATACGGTGTAGAAAGACCTGTAAAAATCGAGATCACATTTTATAAAACAGCTATTCGTTTATTAATAATTTATGGTTCTCTCACGTTTATAGGCGCTGTAGCATATATCATAACTGGTATGTCTGGATTTGAAGCCATAAATCACATTATGACAACAATAGCGACAGGCGGTATGTCAATATATGATCAAGGATACCAATTAATATTCCTTCGCGCACCTTTTACTTATATTCCAATGGTCATATTCATGATACTAGGAGGAATGAACTTTCAGGATCTTAACAATTTAGTCACAGGAAAATTTAAAGAGTTATTGAAATCAGAGGAATTTATGTTTTACTTGATAATGCTAATGATACTTTCATCATTAGTATATCTATCATATCTATTTGTAGATAACATAAAGACTGACAATGTTATCCCATTTGCACTATTCAACACAATTTCAGGATATACGACAACGGGATTTAATTTAGGTTTAATTTCGAAACTAAGGGATACAACAAAAATCCTCTTAGTTATCTCAATGTTTATAGGTGGTATGTCGTTCTCTACAGCAGGTGGAATTAAAACTTTCCGTTTACTTCTATTTTTAAAGAAAATAAAGCATTATGCCCAATCTATAGTGTTACCTTCCTCTGTAATTAAACCTGTAAAATTCGACGAGAAGACAGTAAGTGAGGCAGAGTTTTCTCAAGTTCTTTTTATAATCATAATGCATGCACTAATGATTATCATTGGAGCATTAATAGTATCGGCATACGGCAACAATTTCACAGATTCGTTATTTGAAGCGACCTCAGCAGCAAGCAATGTAGGATTGAGCTCTGGCATAGTTTCTATGACAGACCCATTCACAGTAAAAATAACATTGATAATTCTCATGATACTTGGAAGACTAGAATACCTACCACTTTTCCTAGCCTTATCGTTAATGTTCAGAGAAAAAATAATAAAAAGAAAATAA
- a CDS encoding DUF1122 family protein has product MVRIILKDAVLKIINGVYINDFCIYAKNITKGRFSEEMNLDFYLKKHDQEAFLLSVKVFHGRKPYYRPWIEVFNINNEPKINNEKIVYFNSNLENTMLLTFSHMLENGESIYVEYYSDIETKKQLDLDFPPAVSRLGYKLFALGFSWFKNWYFPEGFMEGNVKLQAEKPINDNVKAMQLTKMYEEIIIFIKRIESFKKEWYIINAIERAKNIIDNLSKIGSHIKN; this is encoded by the coding sequence ATGGTGAGAATTATCTTAAAGGATGCCGTTCTAAAGATAATCAATGGTGTCTATATCAATGATTTTTGCATTTATGCTAAAAACATTACTAAGGGCAGGTTTTCTGAGGAGATGAATCTTGATTTTTATTTAAAGAAACACGATCAAGAAGCATTCCTTTTATCAGTAAAAGTCTTTCATGGACGAAAACCTTACTATCGACCGTGGATAGAAGTTTTCAACATCAACAATGAGCCAAAAATTAATAATGAAAAAATCGTTTATTTTAACTCTAATCTTGAAAATACTATGCTTTTAACTTTTTCACACATGTTAGAAAACGGTGAAAGCATTTATGTGGAATACTACAGTGATATAGAAACTAAAAAGCAACTTGATTTGGATTTTCCTCCTGCTGTTTCTCGTCTTGGATACAAGTTATTCGCTTTAGGTTTTTCATGGTTTAAAAATTGGTATTTTCCAGAAGGATTCATGGAAGGAAATGTGAAACTTCAAGCTGAAAAACCTATAAATGACAATGTTAAAGCTATGCAACTAACAAAAATGTATGAAGAAATTATTATATTCATTAAAAGGATAGAAAGTTTTAAAAAAGAATGGTACATTATTAACGCTATAGAAAGAGCAAAAAATATTATTGACAATCTCTCTAAAATTGGAAGTCATATAAAAAACTAA
- the feoB gene encoding ferrous iron transport protein B, protein MSCHDYKSFNSLNDNGGYVVGLVAQPNAGKTTLFNTLTNARGYVANWPGKTVEIFSGNIEHHGKKLSIIDLPGIQSLHTLSKEETLTKEFILEKKFDAIILLVNAESLYRSLYFVLQILELTSKVVVAINKFDVAEKRGIHINVAKLEAKLGAPIVTISALKKIGIGPLMDRVMDIIEKKGKDEYTLRINYGSLEEYIERAQKIVKNRGLAVRILEGDNYLLEILGKEEKEEVVKIRNEIREKYGFQPEELIAMSRYKVVEELMQDVITKVNVAEKSFEEKIDKVILNNWAIGAVISLSIMLAALFISFTINTGFPLNLIFRSFGLSELANLIENYSLGGIISTAFSIVSNIVQILMEDANAPAWLTDLTVNGIISGISTVLSFLPLIFIVNVAMSSIEDSGFMARMAVIFNKVTRFAGLTGKSFFPLGIGLACNVPGVLATRILEDDKERYKVILTLPFIICQARLIVMMFLLSAFFISPIIQTGTVLLLYGLSIAMFLLSSKVLSNMGAFKGQDQELILELPPYHIPSLRVISWTSWERSKHFITKTWKIILPASIVIWMAMHVGLNGYTQTPEKSFGYMIGNVITKFFNPVGINSWEIGLALLAGIMAKEIVIETLAIAFTTENPLEAVKALNLTIPQALSILTFIMLYTPCIATLSAIYSETKSLKFVLINLTMQLSIALLSAYFIYALITFL, encoded by the coding sequence ATGAGCTGTCATGATTATAAAAGTTTTAATTCTTTGAATGATAATGGAGGTTACGTTGTAGGCTTGGTTGCGCAACCCAACGCGGGCAAGACAACATTATTCAATACATTGACTAATGCAAGGGGGTATGTTGCCAACTGGCCTGGAAAGACTGTTGAAATATTTTCAGGAAACATTGAACATCATGGAAAGAAGTTGAGTATAATAGATTTACCGGGCATCCAAAGTCTTCATACATTGAGTAAGGAGGAGACATTAACGAAAGAATTCATATTGGAAAAGAAGTTTGATGCAATAATACTATTGGTTAATGCTGAGTCCCTTTATAGATCTCTGTATTTCGTCCTACAGATTCTTGAACTAACAAGTAAGGTGGTCGTTGCTATAAATAAATTTGATGTTGCTGAAAAGAGGGGTATCCATATAAATGTTGCTAAACTTGAGGCAAAACTGGGCGCCCCCATTGTTACTATAAGCGCATTAAAAAAGATTGGTATTGGACCACTTATGGACAGAGTTATGGATATTATTGAGAAAAAAGGTAAAGATGAGTATACCTTAAGGATAAATTATGGGTCGCTTGAGGAGTACATAGAACGTGCTCAGAAAATTGTTAAAAATAGAGGATTAGCTGTTCGTATTCTCGAAGGTGATAATTATTTGCTTGAAATACTAGGCAAAGAAGAAAAAGAAGAAGTTGTAAAAATCAGGAACGAAATCAGAGAAAAATATGGCTTCCAACCTGAGGAGTTAATTGCAATGTCTCGTTATAAGGTTGTCGAAGAACTTATGCAAGATGTTATCACTAAAGTAAACGTTGCAGAAAAAAGTTTTGAAGAAAAAATTGATAAGGTGATATTAAATAATTGGGCTATCGGCGCAGTCATATCATTATCTATTATGTTGGCAGCACTCTTTATATCGTTCACGATAAATACTGGTTTTCCTCTAAATCTGATCTTCAGAAGTTTTGGTTTATCAGAATTAGCTAACTTAATAGAAAATTACAGTCTTGGAGGAATAATTTCCACAGCATTTTCAATAGTTTCTAACATAGTCCAAATTCTTATGGAAGACGCTAATGCTCCTGCATGGCTTACTGATTTAACAGTTAACGGTATAATATCTGGTATAAGTACAGTGCTAAGCTTTTTGCCATTAATATTCATAGTGAACGTAGCCATGTCTTCTATAGAAGATAGTGGGTTTATGGCTAGAATGGCTGTGATTTTTAATAAAGTTACACGATTTGCTGGACTTACTGGTAAATCGTTCTTTCCATTAGGAATAGGTCTTGCTTGCAACGTCCCAGGAGTATTAGCGACTAGAATTTTAGAAGACGACAAAGAACGATACAAAGTAATTTTAACACTGCCATTCATCATTTGTCAAGCTAGATTAATAGTAATGATGTTCCTTCTCTCAGCATTTTTCATATCACCTATCATTCAAACAGGAACTGTTCTACTTCTTTACGGATTATCTATCGCAATGTTTTTACTCTCCTCAAAAGTACTCTCTAATATGGGAGCTTTTAAAGGTCAAGACCAGGAGCTTATACTAGAATTGCCACCATATCACATTCCTAGTCTGAGAGTCATTTCGTGGACATCTTGGGAAAGAAGTAAACATTTTATAACAAAGACATGGAAAATAATCCTCCCAGCAAGCATAGTAATTTGGATGGCAATGCATGTGGGATTAAATGGCTACACGCAAACCCCAGAGAAATCATTTGGATATATGATTGGGAATGTGATAACTAAATTCTTTAACCCAGTCGGAATTAATAGCTGGGAAATAGGTCTAGCACTCCTGGCAGGAATCATGGCAAAAGAAATTGTAATAGAGACGTTAGCTATCGCTTTTACTACTGAAAATCCCTTAGAAGCAGTTAAAGCATTAAATTTAACAATACCTCAAGCACTTTCAATACTTACATTCATAATGCTTTACACACCATGTATTGCAACACTATCAGCAATCTATTCAGAAACAAAAAGTCTAAAATTTGTTTTGATAAATTTAACAATGCAACTCTCTATAGCACTCCTATCCGCATATTTTATTTATGCGCTCATAACTTTTCTCTGA
- a CDS encoding FeoA family protein produces MKSLAEIEEGKKVKITKILGGHGLVRRLLRIGLTIGIELFIVNNQGPIIVKFGDSTIVIGRGVAKKILVEEVL; encoded by the coding sequence ATGAAAAGTTTAGCAGAGATTGAGGAGGGTAAGAAAGTGAAAATTACAAAAATACTCGGGGGACATGGGCTGGTTAGGAGGTTATTACGTATTGGTCTTACTATAGGTATTGAACTTTTTATCGTTAATAATCAGGGTCCTATAATTGTTAAGTTTGGGGATTCTACTATTGTTATAGGTAGGGGTGTGGCTAAAAAGATATTAGTGGAGGAGGTGTTATGA
- a CDS encoding FeoC-like transcriptional regulator encodes MLHDDVLIFVRKKGYVNVREISKAFNEPLDKIELILQQLIELGYLEYASNNCSLKLCDTCPINKSCPFVNSGTRFYKVKSNEKFSRD; translated from the coding sequence ATGTTGCATGATGATGTGCTTATTTTCGTTAGAAAAAAGGGGTATGTTAATGTGAGAGAAATTTCTAAAGCATTTAATGAACCACTTGATAAGATTGAGCTTATCTTGCAACAACTTATTGAATTGGGATATTTAGAGTACGCATCTAACAACTGTTCATTAAAGTTATGTGATACATGTCCAATAAATAAATCCTGTCCGTTCGTTAATTCAGGGACAAGGTTTTACAAGGTGAAGAGTAATGAAAAGTTTAGCAGAGATTGA
- a CDS encoding helix-turn-helix domain-containing protein — protein MSIEGLKTLFALLELRPGDVVKCIMGLESAELEAYYILLRDGPATVKIMTEKLRKSRPAVQKILHDLVIKGLAVRTERFIGKGGYMYEYKAVPPDVLRNTLKQRLTQWYEAVQKLLDSMPEDIIKEITKKQ, from the coding sequence ATGAGCATTGAAGGTTTAAAGACCCTTTTTGCATTATTGGAACTTCGACCTGGTGATGTAGTAAAATGTATAATGGGATTGGAAAGTGCTGAGTTAGAAGCATATTATATACTATTGAGAGATGGTCCAGCTACTGTTAAAATTATGACCGAAAAATTAAGGAAGAGTAGGCCGGCTGTACAAAAGATTCTTCATGATCTAGTGATTAAAGGACTTGCAGTTAGAACTGAACGTTTTATCGGTAAGGGAGGATATATGTATGAATATAAAGCTGTTCCACCTGATGTATTGCGCAACACACTTAAGCAGAGATTAACTCAATGGTATGAAGCTGTTCAAAAGCTTTTAGATAGCATGCCTGAAGATATAATTAAGGAGATCACTAAGAAACAATAA
- a CDS encoding PadR family transcriptional regulator — MPNSMHHKFHHWMMPVGGLLPLLVLRMLYDKPRHGYQLEEDLSKILGRQIPEGFIYGLLRRLEMRGLVTYTWEMTTSGPARKIYKLTDDGREYLILRLKSITSIKQIIDYLLKNMNNLDT, encoded by the coding sequence ATGCCAAACTCCATGCACCACAAATTCCATCACTGGATGATGCCCGTAGGCGGCCTTTTACCACTACTAGTTCTTCGCATGTTGTATGATAAGCCTAGACACGGCTATCAGCTTGAGGAAGATCTATCGAAAATTTTAGGTCGCCAAATACCAGAGGGTTTTATATACGGATTACTTAGAAGATTAGAAATGAGAGGATTAGTAACATATACTTGGGAGATGACCACAAGTGGCCCAGCCAGAAAAATTTACAAACTAACTGATGATGGTAGGGAATATTTAATATTAAGGCTAAAATCCATTACTTCCATAAAACAAATAATAGATTATCTGCTAAAGAATATGAATAATCTCGATACTTAG
- a CDS encoding 4Fe-4S binding protein → MILQSEIFQSGKQVFDVVVIRDRCKECGLCIELCPTKVLDRENTYNVYGYRPTYLKDRARCIGCKICENICPEFAIFVRRVGK, encoded by the coding sequence ATGATTTTGCAATCAGAAATTTTTCAGTCTGGAAAGCAGGTTTTTGACGTTGTAGTAATTAGAGATCGGTGTAAAGAATGTGGCCTTTGTATAGAATTGTGTCCAACAAAGGTTTTGGATAGAGAGAATACATATAATGTCTATGGATATCGGCCCACATATTTAAAAGATAGAGCACGTTGTATAGGATGTAAGATTTGTGAAAATATTTGTCCTGAGTTTGCGATTTTTGTGAGGAGGGTAGGTAAATGA
- a CDS encoding 2-oxoacid:acceptor oxidoreductase subunit alpha, whose translation MIDENKVLFTHGNQAVVEGALVAGCRFYAGYPITPSSEIAEEMSRRLPRLGGIYVQGEDELASINMIIGASMAGMKSMTATSGPGYSLMQEGIGLAVATETPIVIVNVMRAGPSTGIASKPWQGDIMQTKFGSHSDYEIITLYPWSVQEAFDLTIEAFNLAEKYMTPVILLSDGMLARMRERLYVKSPDEVEIIERRKPTVPPEVYRPYSRDENLIPTIASFGDGYFIIRDSLSHDERGYYLEKPEVQALYVWVLNEKIRRNTDKIQKWDEKFTDDSEVVFVAAGPIARIVLSMVREARKEGLKWGFFRPITIWPFPENQLNKAIKHASHVIVVEMSYGKLIYPVRWSVKSNVEIGHIPWLSYVAPSPNDIRQIAEREVLV comes from the coding sequence ATGATAGATGAAAATAAAGTTCTTTTTACTCACGGTAATCAGGCTGTTGTTGAAGGTGCTTTGGTTGCAGGTTGCAGGTTTTACGCAGGATACCCGATCACACCATCATCAGAGATAGCAGAGGAGATGTCGAGAAGATTGCCTAGGCTTGGTGGTATTTATGTTCAAGGTGAGGATGAACTAGCTTCTATAAACATGATTATTGGTGCTTCAATGGCTGGGATGAAATCCATGACAGCTACTTCTGGGCCTGGATACAGTCTTATGCAAGAAGGGATAGGTCTTGCTGTAGCTACAGAAACTCCAATAGTTATAGTGAATGTCATGAGAGCAGGTCCCAGTACTGGAATTGCCAGTAAGCCTTGGCAGGGTGATATAATGCAGACTAAATTTGGTTCTCATTCTGATTATGAGATTATTACTCTTTATCCGTGGAGTGTTCAGGAGGCTTTTGATCTCACTATAGAAGCTTTTAATCTAGCAGAGAAGTACATGACACCTGTTATTTTATTGAGTGATGGTATGTTAGCCAGAATGCGAGAACGCTTGTATGTAAAATCACCTGATGAAGTTGAAATCATAGAACGCCGAAAGCCTACAGTGCCGCCAGAAGTATACAGACCGTATTCACGTGATGAAAATTTGATTCCAACAATAGCTTCGTTTGGTGACGGTTATTTCATTATAAGGGATAGTCTATCTCACGACGAACGTGGATATTATCTTGAAAAACCTGAGGTTCAGGCTCTTTATGTTTGGGTTTTAAATGAAAAAATTAGGCGGAATACGGATAAAATTCAAAAATGGGATGAAAAGTTTACTGATGATTCAGAGGTTGTTTTTGTGGCTGCAGGTCCCATAGCCAGAATTGTTTTATCGATGGTAAGGGAAGCTCGTAAAGAAGGACTGAAGTGGGGTTTCTTTAGACCTATTACTATCTGGCCTTTTCCAGAAAATCAACTTAACAAGGCTATAAAGCATGCTTCTCATGTGATCGTTGTTGAGATGAGTTATGGAAAATTAATCTACCCTGTGCGTTGGAGTGTTAAAAGTAATGTAGAAATTGGACATATACCATGGCTAAGTTATGTTGCCCCCTCACCTAATGATATCAGACAAATAGCTGAAAGGGAGGTGCTAGTTTAA
- a CDS encoding thiamine pyrophosphate-dependent enzyme translates to MQEAVLHPLEQYLRSDRLPHTWCPGCGIGTVMQAFLRAVDELKIDSKKIAAISGIGCSGRIPLYLKFDGAHVLHGRAIPVALGIKLARPDLKVVVFGGDGDIVSIGGNHLIHAARRNADITVIMINNFIYGLTGGQVAPTTPKEVFTYTSPYNPDSKPFNVVQLVAASGATYVARWSTAYPVLLKESIKKALLHRGFSFIEVISQCPEIFGRLNEFKTPYDLLKKIKDVGRIRKDIGPFEAKYDWNSEITLGEFVNRDEPTYLDQLNQIREKAKGQGDKK, encoded by the coding sequence ATGCAAGAAGCAGTGTTGCATCCACTTGAACAATACTTAAGAAGTGATAGGCTTCCTCATACTTGGTGTCCTGGTTGTGGAATAGGGACTGTAATGCAAGCATTTTTAAGAGCAGTTGATGAGCTTAAAATAGATTCTAAAAAAATAGCTGCTATAAGCGGAATAGGTTGCAGTGGTAGAATACCATTGTATCTGAAGTTTGATGGGGCACATGTACTACATGGCAGAGCAATTCCAGTAGCTCTTGGCATTAAATTAGCAAGACCAGATTTAAAAGTTGTAGTATTTGGAGGTGATGGGGATATAGTATCTATTGGGGGTAATCATCTAATACATGCAGCAAGAAGAAATGCGGATATAACTGTCATTATGATTAATAACTTTATTTACGGTTTAACTGGTGGACAAGTTGCACCAACAACACCAAAAGAAGTCTTCACTTACACATCGCCTTACAATCCTGATAGCAAACCATTTAACGTTGTACAACTAGTTGCGGCATCTGGAGCAACGTATGTTGCTAGATGGTCAACAGCATATCCTGTTCTTTTAAAGGAGAGCATTAAAAAAGCATTGTTACATCGCGGTTTTTCATTCATAGAAGTTATTTCACAATGTCCTGAAATTTTTGGCAGATTAAATGAATTCAAGACACCTTATGATCTTCTTAAGAAAATTAAGGATGTGGGAAGAATTAGAAAAGACATTGGACCTTTTGAAGCTAAGTATGACTGGAATAGTGAAATTACCCTGGGTGAGTTTGTCAACAGGGATGAGCCAACATATTTAGATCAGTTAAATCAAATTAGGGAAAAAGCAAAAGGTCAGGGTGATAAGAAATGA